The Microbacterium schleiferi genome contains the following window.
TGGTCCCGTGGGGAAAGCCGATGACGGTGCCGACGGCGACACCAGAGCCGCCCAGAAACTCCGTGGCGTGGGCGATATCCGACGGGCGGACGCACACGCTGAAGACCTTCCAGTCCCGGGCGATCGTGAGCTGCTCGTCAACGTCGTCCCGCGTGAACTCGGGCTTGAGGATCGCGTGGTCGATCGTCGCGGCGAGCTGTGCCTCAGTGATCTGGTCGGTGGTCTCAGTCATACCTTCAGCCTACGCACCGGTCGGCGCGGGGGACAGCGGAGGGGGAGAGGGCCCGGTATCGTCGCTCATGCTGTCGAGTCCAAGGAGAACAGGATGCGTTCGAGAACTCTCGCCGTCGTCGTACTGGCCGCCGGCGCCCTCGTTCTCGCCGGGTGCGATGCGTTGCCGACTCAGAGCCCGGAGCCCACGGCATCCGCATCGTCAGCTGCGCCTGTCCCCAGCGGAAGCTCGACTGCCGCACCGTCGCCGACCGCGGATGCCGGATTCACGGTGCCGGACTCCTGTGAGCAGTTGTACTCGCCCGGGATGCTCGACGAACTGAACCGCACCAACCCGCCGCTGAACGACCCCGGCATCACGATCTACGCGACCGAGAACGTCGAGGCTCTGGAGATCCTCTCCTCCGGGATTCCGACGCTGCGCTGTTCGTGGGGTGTCGCAGGGGAGCCGGGGCTCGTGACCAGCGTCTCTGTCGTTTCTGCCGACCAGTCCGCGGCCCTTCGTGATGCCTTCTCGAGCTCGGGAATGGCGTGTGAGGCGCTCGGCAGCGGCACGGTGTGTCGCATCGAGCAGCAGACGATCGATCGCAACGACAACATCGTGTCGATCGGTGAGACGCACTATCTGCAGGGGAGCGGATGGGTCGCCACCCACTGGGTGGACTTCGCGCCCGACGGCTATACCGAAGACATCGTCGCCACACTCTGGTCGTAGGAGCGCCGGACTCGTCATCCGGATGCCGTGAACGGCCGGTCGCGATGGCGCGGCGCGCACTCGCGCTAGACTAGAGGCGACGCAGCGTCACACTGCACATCTCGCAGAAGCGAGTGCCCGTGCTGTCGTGAGCCGCAGGCGTCGATGTTCAAGTGAGATTGCGTCTGTCCCAGACGCTCATCCGACGCCATGACGGCGGCGGTCACAGATGTACGAACGCTCAGGAGGAGCATGCCGGCTACGGCAACCGCCGCTCAGCGGCGCAAGAAGTCCTCGTCCGCGCGCCGCGACGACGAGGCCCCCATCATCCCGATCCTCGCGCGCAAGGTGCGCGAGGTCGAAGCCAAGGCTCAGCGTGGCAAGCTCGGGCCCACCAATCGCGTGAAGTTCCAGGTGATCGCGTTTCTCGTGCGCGAGGAACGCGCCCGCGTCAAGGCTGATTCTTCGGTTACGGATGCCGTTCGCGCCGAGCTGCTCAAGCGGCTCGATGGTGTGGCGACGATCCTTGCCAAGACGGCTGCGCGGGATACGTCCCTGATCCAGCTGCTCGAGGTCGACCAGGCAACGTCCCCGGTGGCTCGCCGCATGCGCCGCGACTGGTTGCTGGAATCGGGCGCCGAGCTCGCGCCGGACGAACTGATCATCACCGATACGCCGGTTCCCGCGCAGCAGGTCGTGCCTGCCGCGCTCGCCGAGCGTCAGGTCATTCCCGCCTCGATCGAGGCTCGACAGATGGCGCATCCGTTCCTCGAGCCCGATCTCACCGTCCGTGCACCGCGGGATACTCCGCGGCGTCGCCTGGACGGGTGGGAACTCATGGGTCCCCTCTACAAGGCCTTCGAGACCGGAGCCGGCGGTTCCGCAGCCTCGATGGACCTTCCTCCGGTCCCCGAATTCGACCGTCTCTCGCCGCGCGGACTCGAGATCATGCCGCACCAGTCGCGTTTTCTCGAGTCGGTGCGCGAGGGACATCGCACGTTCCTCTTGGCTGACGAGCCGGGACTGGGCAAGACGGCGCAGTCGGCGCTCGCGGCATCCGTCGCCGGCGCCTATCCGCTGCTGGCTGTCGTCCCCAACGTCGTCAAGATGAACTGGGCTCGTGAGGTGGAGCGATGGACGCCGCAGCGGCGCGCGACCGTCATCTCGGGCGACGGTGAAGATCTGGATGCCTTCGCCGACGTCTTCATCGTCAACTACGAGATCCTCGACCGGCATCTGTCGTGGCTCGGATCGATCGGGCTGAAGGGCATGGTCGTTGATGAGGCCCACTTCATCAAGAACCTCACGTCGCAGCGCTCCCAGAACGTCCTCGCGCTCGCGAGCCGCATCAAGGAGCAGGTCCACAACCCGCTCCTGCTGGCGCTGACCGGTACGCCTCTGATCAACGATGTCGAGGACTTCGATGCGATCTGGCGTTTCCTCGGCTGGACCACCGGCGACAAGCCCGGCGCGAAGCTGATGGCCAAGCTCGATGAGACCGGGCTCACCCCGGCCGACAAGGCGTTCTATCCCGAAGCGCGATCCGCCGTCATCTCGATGGGGATCGTGCGACGCAAGAAGAAGGATGTCGCGGCCGACCTGCCCGACAAGCTCATCGCTGACCTGCCGGTCGAGCTCGACGACGAATACGGGCGGTCGATCCGGCAGGCCGAGCGCGAACTCGGCGCGCGCCTGGCCGCGAAGTACCGGCGCATCATCGATGCGCGCGGCGATCGTGGCCTCGCCCCCGGCGAGATCGACGGAGACATCGTCCGGCTCGTGGCCGAGGGTGAGCTCGAAGAGTCGAAGGCTGCCGGTTCCGGCAGTGAGAACGTCTTCACGATGGTTCGGCGTATCGGTCAGGCCAAGGCCACCGTCGCCGCCGACTATGCTGCCCAGCTGCAGCGGTCGGTCGGCAAGGTCGTCTTCTTCGCCAAGCACATCGATGTCATGGATGCCGCCGAACGCCACTTCGCGCAGGCGGGCCTTCGGACCGTGTCGATCCGCGGCGAGCAGACCACGGCGGCGCGTCAGCAGGCGATCGATGCGTTCAACGAGGATGCCGATGTCGCGATCGCGGTGTGTTCGCTCACCGCCGCCGGTGTCGGTCTGAACCTGCAGGCTGCCTCGAACGTCGTCCTCGCCGAACTCAGCTGGACGGCCGCGGAGCAGACGCAGGCGATCGACCGCGTGCACCGGATCGGGCAGGACGAGCCGGTCACGGCGTGGCGGATCATCGCCGCGCACACGATCGACACGAAGATCGCCGAGCTGATCGATACCAAGCAGGGGCTCGCACTGCGCGCCCTTGACGGTGAGGCAGTCGATCCGGGCTCGAGCGACTCCGTGCAGCTCGCGGCGCTCATGCACCTGCTCCGGCAGGCGCTGGGCGACGTCGACTGAGTGTCGCGCACGCGCCTTTTCGCGCACGTCGAGTAATCACGGCGGCGGGGGGATGGATGCTGCGCGGTACGAACGCTAGTGTCGGTGGAGGCAACGTCGCCACCTTGCAACCGGATACTCCTACAGGGACGGCACATGAGAATCGGCATCCTCACCAGCGGCGGCGATTGCCCCGGCCTGAACGCGGTCATTCGCGGCGTGGTCCTCAAGGGCACAACGGCGTACGGGCTCGACTTCGTC
Protein-coding sequences here:
- a CDS encoding DEAD/DEAH box helicase, with the translated sequence MPATATAAQRRKKSSSARRDDEAPIIPILARKVREVEAKAQRGKLGPTNRVKFQVIAFLVREERARVKADSSVTDAVRAELLKRLDGVATILAKTAARDTSLIQLLEVDQATSPVARRMRRDWLLESGAELAPDELIITDTPVPAQQVVPAALAERQVIPASIEARQMAHPFLEPDLTVRAPRDTPRRRLDGWELMGPLYKAFETGAGGSAASMDLPPVPEFDRLSPRGLEIMPHQSRFLESVREGHRTFLLADEPGLGKTAQSALAASVAGAYPLLAVVPNVVKMNWAREVERWTPQRRATVISGDGEDLDAFADVFIVNYEILDRHLSWLGSIGLKGMVVDEAHFIKNLTSQRSQNVLALASRIKEQVHNPLLLALTGTPLINDVEDFDAIWRFLGWTTGDKPGAKLMAKLDETGLTPADKAFYPEARSAVISMGIVRRKKKDVAADLPDKLIADLPVELDDEYGRSIRQAERELGARLAAKYRRIIDARGDRGLAPGEIDGDIVRLVAEGELEESKAAGSGSENVFTMVRRIGQAKATVAADYAAQLQRSVGKVVFFAKHIDVMDAAERHFAQAGLRTVSIRGEQTTAARQQAIDAFNEDADVAIAVCSLTAAGVGLNLQAASNVVLAELSWTAAEQTQAIDRVHRIGQDEPVTAWRIIAAHTIDTKIAELIDTKQGLALRALDGEAVDPGSSDSVQLAALMHLLRQALGDVD